A stretch of the Actinotalea sp. JY-7876 genome encodes the following:
- a CDS encoding iron-siderophore ABC transporter substrate-binding protein produces MRRLRLSLPALTALAVVSLAACGTTEAPATETDQDTGAVAAAEPITVTDERGEVTLDAPAQRVVSLEWGLTENLLSLGVEPIGAADPAGYNTWATVVPLDEATPDVGFRGEPSLDAIAALEPDLVVTTTDLPENVVAQIEESFPVIALRGSDASDPLGHLRETVTVLGEATGTSDEAQELLAEFDTAVEEGAAALAEAGLEGAPITMADGWDNNGVVSIRMYTEGAYLGAIAAELGLENAWTGEGDADYGLASTDVEGLTGLGDVHFLYAASDSQADPFAEGLAGNPIWQQLPFVTAGDVHRIPDGIWMFGGPASGEAFVDAVVDALTE; encoded by the coding sequence ATGCGCCGCCTCCGCCTGTCCCTGCCTGCCCTCACGGCCCTGGCCGTCGTCTCGCTCGCCGCGTGCGGCACGACCGAGGCCCCCGCGACCGAGACCGACCAGGACACCGGTGCGGTCGCCGCGGCCGAGCCGATCACGGTCACGGACGAGCGGGGCGAGGTCACCCTGGACGCCCCCGCGCAGCGCGTGGTCTCGCTCGAGTGGGGTCTGACCGAGAACCTGCTCAGCCTCGGCGTCGAGCCGATCGGCGCGGCGGACCCGGCCGGCTACAACACGTGGGCCACGGTCGTGCCGCTCGACGAGGCCACGCCCGACGTCGGCTTCCGCGGCGAGCCGAGCCTGGACGCGATCGCGGCCCTCGAGCCGGACCTCGTCGTGACCACCACGGACCTGCCCGAGAACGTCGTCGCGCAGATCGAGGAGTCCTTCCCCGTGATCGCGCTGCGCGGCTCGGACGCGTCCGACCCGCTCGGCCACCTGCGGGAGACCGTCACGGTCCTCGGTGAGGCCACCGGCACCTCGGACGAGGCGCAGGAGCTGCTCGCGGAGTTCGACACGGCCGTCGAGGAGGGCGCCGCGGCGCTCGCCGAGGCGGGCCTCGAGGGCGCGCCGATCACGATGGCCGACGGCTGGGACAACAACGGCGTGGTCTCGATCCGGATGTACACCGAGGGTGCCTACCTGGGTGCCATCGCGGCCGAGCTCGGCCTCGAGAACGCCTGGACCGGCGAGGGTGACGCCGACTACGGCCTGGCCTCGACCGACGTCGAGGGCCTGACGGGCCTCGGCGACGTGCACTTCCTCTACGCCGCGAGCGACTCGCAGGCCGACCCGTTCGCCGAGGGCCTCGCCGGCAACCCGATCTGGCAGCAGCTGCCGTTCGTCACGGCCGGTGACGTCCACCGCATCCCGGACGGCATCTGGATGTTCGGCGGGCCGGCCTCCGGCGAGGCCTTCGTCGACGCGGTCGTCGACGCGCTGACCGAGTGA
- a CDS encoding ABC transporter ATP-binding protein, protein MTAAPPAVLRPDAAHRADVAPGRVALEGSDLHLAYDGAPVVRGADLVLRAGQVTALVGPNGSGKSTLLRSLARLHRPTSGAVRLAAADADAFALHPREFARLVTLLSQSRPTPGGVTVADVVEYGRHPHRGRWRAGDADGARTIAWAMAVTGVAGMAQRAVDELSGGELQRVWLASCLAQDTGVLLLDEPTNHLDLRYQVEILDLVRDLADDHGVAVGVVLHDLDQAADVADTVALLDRGRVVGTGRAAEVLTGPALTETYGIRIDVTVDPATGRVRAHPVGRHAARRVPSSEPC, encoded by the coding sequence ATGACCGCCGCCCCGCCCGCCGTCCTCCGGCCCGACGCCGCCCACCGGGCCGACGTCGCGCCCGGCCGGGTGGCGCTCGAGGGCTCCGACCTGCACCTCGCCTACGACGGCGCTCCGGTCGTGCGCGGCGCGGACCTCGTCCTGCGCGCCGGGCAGGTCACGGCGCTCGTCGGACCCAACGGGTCCGGGAAGTCCACGCTGCTGCGATCGCTCGCGCGCCTGCACCGGCCGACGTCGGGCGCGGTGCGGCTCGCGGCGGCCGACGCGGACGCGTTCGCGCTGCACCCGCGCGAGTTCGCGCGCCTGGTCACCCTGCTCTCGCAGAGCCGGCCGACGCCCGGCGGCGTGACGGTGGCCGACGTCGTCGAGTACGGGCGGCACCCGCACCGCGGTCGCTGGCGGGCCGGCGACGCCGACGGCGCGCGGACCATCGCGTGGGCGATGGCGGTGACCGGCGTCGCCGGGATGGCGCAGCGCGCGGTCGACGAGCTCTCGGGCGGGGAGCTGCAGCGCGTCTGGCTCGCCTCGTGCCTCGCGCAGGACACGGGCGTGCTGCTGCTCGACGAGCCCACCAACCACCTCGACCTGCGCTACCAGGTCGAGATCCTCGACCTGGTCCGCGACCTCGCGGACGACCACGGCGTCGCCGTCGGCGTCGTGCTGCACGACCTCGACCAGGCCGCGGACGTCGCCGACACCGTCGCGCTGCTCGACCGCGGCCGCGTCGTGGGCACGGGCCGGGCGGCCGAGGTGCTGACCGGCCCGGCCCTGACCGAGACCTACGGCATCCGCATCGACGTCACGGTCGACCCGGCGACCGGCCGGGTCCGCGCGCATCCCGTCGGGCGTCACGCCGCGCGCCGCGTGCCGTCCTCCGAACCCTGCTGA
- a CDS encoding GntP family permease, protein MPPEDWEQTLGAAPLLGIAAGAIALLLFLIIRLRLHAFLALILVSLLTAFATGVPAGAVVDVLTSGFGTTLGSVALLVGLGAMLGRMVETSGGAKVMADTLVRRFGEKRAPLALGVASLIFGFPIFFDAGLVVMLPIVFAVARRLGGSVLSFGLPAAGAFSVMHVFVPPHPGPVAASELLGADPGLVILIGLVVAIPTWFVSSYLYGLWAGRRWVLPVPEILGTSEDEPANPPSLGTVVGVLLLPLFLIFLNTGLDTLRGAGVIDGDATWVQLARAIGSTPVALLIAVLVAAWVMGARRGRDKTAIERLLESALGPVCSVILITGAGGMFGGVLRASGIGAALEEALGDLGLPIIVAGFLIATVLRIAQGSATVALITAAGLIEPAVASGDYGPVQLAAIVLAVAAGSVMASHVNDSGFWLVGRFFGMDVKTTLKTWTVMETIIGTMGFLIALLFFAVG, encoded by the coding sequence GTGCCACCGGAGGACTGGGAACAGACGCTCGGGGCAGCGCCCCTGCTCGGCATCGCGGCGGGCGCGATCGCGCTGCTGCTCTTCCTCATCATCAGGCTGCGCCTGCACGCCTTCCTCGCCCTGATCCTCGTCTCCCTGCTCACCGCGTTCGCGACCGGCGTGCCGGCCGGGGCCGTGGTGGACGTGCTCACCTCGGGCTTCGGGACGACGCTGGGGTCCGTGGCCCTCCTCGTCGGGCTCGGCGCGATGCTCGGCCGGATGGTCGAGACGTCGGGCGGCGCCAAGGTCATGGCGGACACCCTCGTGCGGCGCTTCGGCGAGAAGCGCGCGCCGCTCGCGCTCGGCGTCGCGTCCCTGATCTTCGGCTTCCCGATCTTCTTCGACGCCGGCCTCGTCGTCATGCTGCCGATCGTCTTCGCGGTCGCCCGGCGCCTGGGCGGGTCGGTGCTCTCCTTCGGCCTCCCGGCCGCGGGGGCCTTCTCGGTCATGCACGTCTTCGTGCCACCCCACCCCGGACCCGTGGCGGCGTCCGAGCTGCTCGGCGCCGACCCGGGGCTGGTCATCCTCATCGGCCTGGTGGTGGCGATCCCGACGTGGTTCGTCAGCTCCTACCTCTACGGCCTGTGGGCCGGACGCAGATGGGTCCTGCCGGTCCCCGAGATCCTCGGGACGTCCGAGGACGAGCCCGCCAACCCGCCGTCGCTGGGCACGGTCGTCGGCGTGCTGCTCCTGCCGCTGTTCCTGATCTTCCTCAACACCGGCCTCGACACGCTGCGCGGCGCCGGGGTCATCGACGGCGACGCGACGTGGGTCCAGCTCGCACGCGCGATCGGCTCGACGCCGGTCGCGCTCCTCATCGCCGTGCTGGTGGCCGCCTGGGTCATGGGCGCCCGGCGCGGACGCGACAAGACGGCGATCGAGCGCCTGCTCGAGTCCGCGCTCGGCCCCGTCTGCTCGGTCATCCTCATCACCGGCGCGGGCGGCATGTTCGGCGGCGTCCTGCGCGCGTCCGGCATCGGCGCCGCGCTCGAGGAGGCCCTCGGCGACCTCGGTCTGCCGATCATCGTGGCCGGGTTCCTCATCGCGACGGTCCTGCGCATCGCCCAGGGCTCGGCGACGGTCGCGCTCATCACGGCGGCGGGCCTCATCGAGCCCGCCGTGGCGAGCGGCGACTACGGGCCCGTGCAGCTGGCGGCGATCGTCCTCGCGGTGGCGGCCGGCTCCGTCATGGCCTCCCACGTCAACGACTCCGGGTTCTGGCTGGTGGGGCGCTTCTTCGGCATGGACGTGAAGACGACGCTCAAGACGTGGACCGTCATGGAGACGATCATCGGCACGATGGGCTTCCTCATCGCCTTGCTCTTCTTCGCCGTCGGGTAG
- a CDS encoding gluconokinase, with translation MGVSGSGKTTLATLLQERLGWPYAEADEFHPQANIDKMSAGTPLDDEDRWPWLEAIRDWLTAQTAAGLSSLVTCSALKESYRDVLRGAQGRVHFVHLTAAPEVLAERMGGRSGHFMPPTLLPSQLQTLQPLREDEDGITIVVDVPPDAVADRTIDAFGLVAAAPRASGPTD, from the coding sequence ATGGGCGTCTCGGGCTCGGGCAAGACGACGCTGGCCACGCTCCTCCAGGAGCGGCTCGGCTGGCCCTACGCCGAGGCGGACGAGTTCCACCCCCAGGCCAACATCGACAAGATGTCGGCCGGGACGCCGCTCGACGACGAGGACCGGTGGCCCTGGCTCGAGGCGATCCGGGACTGGCTCACGGCGCAGACCGCGGCCGGGCTCAGCTCGCTCGTCACGTGCTCCGCCCTCAAGGAGAGCTACCGCGACGTGCTGCGCGGGGCGCAGGGTCGCGTCCACTTCGTGCACCTGACCGCCGCCCCCGAGGTGCTCGCCGAGCGCATGGGCGGCCGCTCGGGCCACTTCATGCCGCCCACCCTCCTGCCCTCGCAGCTGCAGACGCTCCAGCCGCTGCGCGAGGACGAGGACGGGATCACGATCGTGGTCGACGTCCCCCCGGACGCGGTCGCCGACCGGACCATCGACGCGTTCGGGCTCGTGGCCGCGGCGCCGCGGGCGAGCGGGCCCACCGACTGA
- a CDS encoding response regulator, whose protein sequence is MKILVADDDPQILRALRITLRARGYTVLTATDGVDALAQAAEHRPDLYLVDLGMPNLDGIELIQALRGWTAAPILVVSGRTGSGDKVEALDAGADDHVSKPFHLDELLARIRALTRRSAPRADGEPVVTFGDVTVDLGLKIVLRGADAREPVHLTPTEWQVLEILVRNPGRLVTRRTILSEIWGAHATSSGYLRLYLSQLRKKLEPDPSAPRYLLTESGMGYRFQPGPPPAGAADA, encoded by the coding sequence GTGAAGATCCTCGTCGCCGACGACGACCCGCAGATCCTGCGGGCGCTGCGCATCACGCTGCGGGCGCGCGGCTACACCGTCCTGACCGCGACCGACGGTGTCGACGCCCTCGCGCAGGCCGCCGAGCACCGGCCGGACCTCTACCTCGTCGACCTCGGCATGCCGAACCTCGACGGCATCGAGCTGATCCAGGCGCTGCGGGGCTGGACCGCGGCGCCGATCCTCGTGGTGTCCGGCCGCACGGGCTCGGGCGACAAGGTGGAAGCGCTGGACGCGGGTGCCGACGACCACGTCTCCAAGCCGTTCCACCTCGACGAGCTGCTCGCGCGCATCCGCGCGCTGACGCGCCGCTCGGCGCCGCGGGCCGACGGCGAGCCCGTCGTCACCTTCGGCGACGTCACGGTCGACCTCGGGCTGAAGATCGTCCTGCGCGGGGCCGACGCGCGTGAGCCGGTGCACCTGACGCCGACCGAGTGGCAGGTCCTCGAGATCCTGGTCCGCAACCCCGGCCGGCTGGTCACGCGCCGCACGATCCTGTCCGAGATCTGGGGCGCGCACGCGACGAGCTCGGGCTACCTGCGGCTGTACCTGTCGCAGCTGCGCAAGAAGCTCGAGCCCGACCCGTCCGCCCCGCGCTACCTGCTCACGGAGTCCGGCATGGGCTACCGGTTCCAGCCGGGCCCGCCGCCCGCCGGGGCGGCCGACGCCTGA
- a CDS encoding DUF4118 domain-containing protein, whose amino-acid sequence MSRGRLRVLLGAAPGVGKTYAMLEEGRDLRAEGRDVVVAVVETHGRAATAALAEGLDVVPRTQVEHRGVRLAEMDLDAVLARRPQVALVDELAHTNAPGSRHAKRWQDVAALLDAGIDVVTTVNVQHVESLNDVVQTITGVPQRETVPDSVLRGADQVELVDLAPQALRERLAEGNVYPAERIDAALSHYFRLGNLTALRELALLWLADEVDNALRTYRAEHEIGGTWEARERVVVALTGGPEGETLLRRGARIAARSAGGQLLAVHVTGQTGLRESSPHALAAQAALAETLGGTYHQVVGDDVARTLVDFARTHDATQLVIGLSRRGRLAAALSGPGVGATVIRESGSIDVHIVNHAAAGGHAALPRLRGALTARRRVLGLVVSLLGGPLLTAALVGLRTPDSLVADVLAYQLLVVVVALVGGLWPALFTAVMSGLTLDYFFIEPVRTVSIGEPLHAVGLVLYIVNGMLVSLVVDQAARRSRVARRAAAESELMLAVAGGVLRGQDVLGALVARAREAFGLDAVRLREGDDVRAQDGAAPQGAPSATVRVDDVAVLDLHGPPLDASAARLLPVVVTQLAGALEQERLRATASAVGPLVEADQVRSALLSAVSHDLRRPLAAAVTAIGGLRAADVDLSAADRAELLATADESLRTLTTLVTDLLDVSRLQAGVLGVSLAATDVEDVILPALDELGAGPDDVVLDLDPDVPAVAADPALLRRVIVNVLANALHVSPPGRPPHVSTSAFGEHLEIRVVDHGPGVAPDRRDQLFVPFQRLGDTDNLTGLGLGLALSRGFTEGMGGTLTSEDTPGGGLTMVVALPVAAGAGVRP is encoded by the coding sequence ATGTCACGTGGGCGCCTGCGGGTCCTCCTCGGCGCCGCGCCCGGAGTGGGCAAGACCTACGCCATGCTCGAGGAGGGCCGGGACCTGCGTGCGGAGGGACGCGACGTCGTGGTCGCGGTCGTGGAGACCCACGGCCGCGCCGCCACGGCGGCGCTCGCCGAGGGCCTCGACGTGGTGCCGCGCACGCAGGTCGAGCACCGGGGGGTGAGGCTGGCGGAGATGGACCTCGACGCCGTGCTCGCGCGGCGGCCGCAGGTCGCGCTCGTCGACGAGCTCGCGCACACCAACGCGCCCGGCTCGCGGCACGCCAAGCGCTGGCAGGACGTGGCCGCCCTCCTGGACGCCGGCATCGACGTCGTCACCACCGTGAACGTGCAGCACGTCGAGTCGCTCAACGACGTGGTGCAGACGATCACCGGGGTGCCGCAGCGCGAGACGGTCCCCGACTCCGTGCTCCGCGGTGCGGACCAGGTCGAGCTCGTCGACCTCGCGCCCCAGGCCCTGCGCGAGCGCCTCGCGGAGGGCAACGTCTACCCGGCCGAGCGCATCGACGCCGCGCTGTCGCACTACTTCCGGCTCGGGAACCTCACGGCGCTGCGCGAGCTCGCGCTGCTGTGGCTGGCCGACGAGGTCGACAACGCCCTGCGCACCTACCGTGCCGAGCACGAGATCGGGGGCACGTGGGAGGCGCGCGAGCGCGTCGTCGTCGCGCTGACCGGTGGCCCCGAGGGGGAGACGCTGCTGCGCCGGGGCGCGCGCATCGCCGCGCGCTCCGCGGGCGGGCAGCTGCTCGCCGTCCACGTCACCGGGCAGACCGGGCTCCGCGAGTCGAGCCCTCACGCGCTCGCGGCGCAGGCCGCCCTCGCCGAGACCCTCGGCGGCACGTACCACCAGGTCGTCGGCGACGACGTCGCCCGCACGCTGGTCGACTTCGCGCGCACGCACGACGCCACGCAGCTCGTCATCGGGCTGAGCCGGCGCGGCCGGCTGGCCGCCGCGCTGAGCGGCCCCGGCGTCGGCGCGACAGTCATCCGCGAGTCCGGCTCGATCGACGTGCACATCGTCAACCACGCCGCCGCCGGCGGGCACGCGGCACTGCCGCGCCTCCGCGGCGCCCTCACGGCGCGCCGGAGGGTGCTCGGCCTGGTCGTCTCCCTGCTCGGCGGGCCGCTGCTCACCGCGGCGCTCGTGGGGCTGCGCACGCCGGACTCGCTGGTCGCGGACGTGCTGGCCTACCAGCTCCTGGTGGTCGTCGTCGCGCTCGTCGGAGGGCTCTGGCCGGCGCTCTTCACCGCCGTGATGTCCGGCCTGACGCTCGACTACTTCTTCATCGAGCCGGTGCGGACGGTGAGCATCGGCGAGCCGCTGCACGCCGTCGGGCTGGTGCTCTACATCGTCAACGGGATGCTCGTCAGCCTCGTGGTGGACCAGGCCGCGCGCCGCAGCCGGGTGGCGCGCCGGGCCGCGGCCGAGTCGGAGCTGATGCTGGCGGTCGCGGGCGGCGTGCTGCGCGGGCAGGACGTGCTCGGGGCGCTGGTGGCGCGCGCGCGCGAGGCGTTCGGTCTCGACGCGGTGCGCCTGCGCGAGGGCGACGACGTGCGGGCGCAGGACGGCGCGGCCCCACAGGGTGCCCCGTCGGCGACGGTTCGCGTGGACGACGTCGCGGTGCTCGACCTCCACGGACCGCCGCTCGACGCCTCGGCCGCGCGCCTCCTGCCGGTCGTCGTCACCCAGCTCGCCGGGGCCCTCGAGCAGGAGCGCCTGCGCGCGACCGCGAGCGCCGTCGGCCCGCTGGTCGAGGCCGACCAGGTCCGCAGCGCCCTGCTCTCCGCCGTGAGCCACGACCTGCGTCGCCCGCTGGCCGCCGCGGTGACCGCCATCGGTGGCCTGCGGGCGGCCGACGTCGACCTGTCCGCGGCGGACCGCGCGGAGCTGCTCGCGACGGCGGACGAGAGCCTGCGGACCCTGACGACGCTGGTCACGGACCTGCTGGACGTCAGCCGCCTGCAGGCCGGCGTGCTCGGCGTCTCGCTCGCAGCCACCGACGTCGAGGACGTCATCCTGCCGGCGCTGGACGAGCTCGGCGCGGGGCCGGACGACGTCGTGCTCGACCTCGACCCGGACGTGCCGGCCGTCGCGGCGGACCCCGCGCTGCTGCGGCGGGTCATCGTCAACGTCCTGGCGAACGCGCTCCACGTCAGCCCGCCGGGGCGCCCGCCGCACGTCTCGACGAGCGCGTTCGGGGAGCACCTCGAGATCCGGGTGGTCGACCACGGTCCCGGGGTCGCCCCCGACCGCCGGGACCAGCTCTTCGTGCCCTTCCAGCGGCTCGGGGACACGGACAACCTCACGGGGCTCGGGCTCGGGCTCGCGCTGTCCCGCGGCTTCACCGAGGGCATGGGTGGCACGCTCACCTCCGAGGACACGCCCGGTGGGGGCCTGACCATGGTCGTCGCGCTTCCCGTCGCGGCGGGGGCGGGGGTGCGGCCGTGA
- the kdpC gene encoding potassium-transporting ATPase subunit KdpC, which translates to MSSARTTWPHVRVAVRAMLVLTVVLGVAYPLAITAIGQVALGSRADGSLVRGQDGAVVGSALIGQSFTDADGEPLPEYLQPRPSAAGDGYDAGASSGSNLGPNNADLVASIEERRAAVATLEGIAEGDVPVDAVTASASGLDPHISPEYAELQVARVAAARGLSEDAVRGVVADATAGRDLGFLGEPRVDVLMVNLALDRLAG; encoded by the coding sequence ATGAGCTCCGCACGCACCACCTGGCCGCACGTGCGCGTCGCCGTCCGCGCCATGCTCGTCCTGACCGTCGTCCTCGGCGTCGCGTACCCGCTGGCGATCACCGCGATCGGGCAGGTCGCCCTCGGGTCGCGGGCCGACGGCTCGCTCGTCCGCGGGCAGGACGGCGCCGTCGTCGGCTCCGCGCTGATCGGGCAGTCGTTCACCGACGCCGACGGCGAGCCGCTGCCCGAGTACCTCCAGCCGCGGCCCTCCGCCGCGGGCGACGGCTACGACGCGGGCGCCTCGAGCGGCAGCAACCTGGGCCCGAACAACGCCGACCTCGTGGCGTCGATCGAGGAGCGCCGGGCCGCGGTGGCGACGCTCGAGGGCATCGCCGAGGGCGACGTCCCGGTCGACGCCGTCACCGCGTCGGCGTCGGGCCTGGACCCGCACATCAGCCCCGAGTACGCCGAGCTGCAGGTGGCCCGCGTCGCGGCCGCGCGCGGCCTGTCCGAGGACGCCGTGCGCGGCGTGGTCGCCGACGCGACGGCGGGCCGCGACCTCGGGTTCCTGGGCGAGCCGCGCGTCGACGTCCTCATGGTCAACCTGGCGCTCGACCGGCTGGCAGGCTGA